The following are encoded in a window of Castanea sativa cultivar Marrone di Chiusa Pesio chromosome 9, ASM4071231v1 genomic DNA:
- the LOC142609388 gene encoding carotene epsilon-monooxygenase, chloroplastic produces the protein MPSSLSLSTFSLLPNPLLKSKTRSTSLSSSRPTSHFLTIKSSTEKSSTSNSKPTNTNKAGSSWVSPDWLTSLTRSLTISKDDDSGIPVASAKLDDVSDLLGGALFLPLFKWMNDYGPIYRLAAGPRNFVVVSDPAIAKHVLRNYGKYSKGLVAEVSEFLFGSGFAIAEGPLWTARRRAVVPSLHKKYLSVIVDRVFCKCAERLVEKLKPNALSGTSVNMEEKFCQLTLDVIGLSIFNYNFDSLTTDSPVIDAVYTALKEAEARSTDILPYWKIKALCKLIPRQIKAEKAVNEIRRTVEELIAKCKDMVEAEGERINEEEYVNDADPSILRFLLASREEVSSVQLRDDLLSMLVAGHETTGSVLTWTLYLLSKDSSSLVKAQEEVDRVLQGRPPAYEDIKNLKFLTCCIMESLRLYPHPPVLIRRAQVADMLPGDYKVNAGQDIMISVYNIHRSSKVWERAEEYVPERFDLEGPVPNETNTDFRFIPFSGGPRKCVGDQFALMEAIVALAVFLQHMNFELVPNQNISMTTGATIHTTNGLYMTLSQRQPKSAFVSSSRL, from the exons ATGCCTTCTTCACTCTCACTCTCCAccttctctctcctcccaaaccCTCTTCTCAAATCCAAAACCAGGtccacctctctctcttcttccagACCCACCTCTCACTTCCTCACCATTAAGTCCTCCACAGAAAAAAGCTCCACCTCAAATTCCAAACCCACCAATACCAACAAAGCCGGTTCCTCCTGGGTTAGCCCAGACTGGCTCACTTCACTCACTCGCTCTTTGACCATTAGCAAAGACGATGACTCGGGCATCCCTGTAGCTAGTGCTAAGCTAGACGACGTGTCTGATCTTCTGGGTGGTGCTCTTTTTCTCCCACTATTCAAATGGATGAATGATTATGGACCCATTTATCGCCTAGCTGCTGGGCCTAGAAATTTTGTGGTGGTGAGTGACCCTGCCATTGCTAAGCATGTGCTCAGGAACTATGGAAAGTATTCTAAGGGTCTTGTTGCTGAGGTCTCTGAGTTCTTGTTCGGTTCTGGTTTCGCCATTGCTGAAGGCCCGCTTTGGACG GCAAGGCGTAGGGCTGTGGTGCCGTCTCTTCACAAGAAGTATTTGTCAGTGATAGTTGATCGAGTCTTTTGCAAATGTGCAGAAAGATTGGTGGAAAAGCTCAAACCCAATGCACTAAGTGGCACTTCTGTAAACATGGaggaaaaattttgtcaactaACCCTTGATGTTATTGGCCTGTCCATATTCAACTACAATTTTGATTCACTTACAACTGATAGTCCTGTGATTGATGCAGTTTACACTGCATTGAAAGAGGCAGAGGCTCGTTCCACTGATATATTACCATATTGGAAG atTAAGGCTCTTTGTAAATTAATCCCAAGACAAATAAAAGCTGAAAAAGCAGTTAATGAGATAAGGAGAACAGTTGAAGAACTTATTGCAAAGTGCAAAGATATGGTGGAAGCTGAGGGTGAAAGAATCAATGAGGAGGAATATGTAAATGATGCTGATCCGAGCATCCTTCGCTTCTTGCTTGCAAGCAGAGAAGAG GTTTCAAGTGTGCAACTTCGAGATGACCTTTTGTCAATGTTAGTTGCTGGTCACGAGACCACTGGTTCAGTGTTGACTTGGACACTCTATCTTCTCAGTAAG GACTCCAGTTCTTTGGTAAAAGCGCAAGAGGAAGTTGACAGAGTTTTACAGGGAAGGCCTCCTGCATATGAAGATATTAAGAATCTGAAGTTCTTGACCTGCTGCATAATGGAGTCTCTCCGTCTCTACCCACATCCTCCT GTCTTGATAAGAAGAGCTCAAGTTGCTGACATGCTTCCTGGAGATTACAAGGTTAATGCAGGTCAAGACATTATGATTTCAGTGTATAATATCCATCGTTCCTCAAAG GTTTGGGAGAGAGCAGAAGAGTATGTGCCGGAAAGATTTGACTTGGAAGGCCCTGTTCCTAACGAAACAAATACAGATTTCAg ATTCATTCCATTCAGTGGTGGACCCCGGAAGTGTGTTGGTGATCAGTTTGCTTTGATGGAAGCTATTGTTGCTCTCGCGGTCTTTCTGCAGCACATGAACTTTGAGCTGGTTCCTAACCAAAACATTAGCATGACTACTGGAGCAACAATACATACAACAAAC GGCTTGTACATGACACTGAGCCAACGGCAACCAAAATCTGCATTTGTCTCTTCTTCTAG GCTATAA